The Toxoplasma gondii ME49 chromosome XII, whole genome shotgun sequence genome includes a region encoding these proteins:
- a CDS encoding ATPase (DUF699) protein (encoded by transcript TGME49_218610): MRKRVDPRVRTLVENCIQLGQRSFFVIIGDRGSEQVVNLHYLLHRYFPAQKPSVLWCYKKDLGFSSHRRKRAKQVKKKIQRGLYDPNIDDPFELFMSSTNVRFCYYKDSHTVLGMTTGMCVLQDFEAITPNILCRTVETVQGGGIICLLLRSFASLQQLYDLSMDIHGRFKTERFSQVKPRFNERFILSLARCRNCLMVDDELNVLPLTSFSQTLRSLKPGMQSEAAEGASAGLPPGLPPDAAEALAEKKKRTEELEALKRDFQETPPAGPLVNLCLSVDQAKAVLAFVDCLAAQASGKKDAANCAAADTRGNGLSALTHLGQVAHQTFALTAARGRGKSAALGLAVAAAVAYDYTNIFVSAPSPENVKTLFEFVVKGLTALGLKEHLDFSVSREDPGLAAAAHASHSSGVSSSENNSSRGGASRLITGVEVHRSHKQKVTFVSPHEREGLGHADLLVIDEAASIPLPIVKSLFGPYVVLLSSTIHGYEGTGRALSLKLIQDLKQNKLSSLSNNPKGGFLARTLKQLTLTTPIRYSVGDGVEAWLHDLLCLDATDPPKLSDAALPPASKCDLYLVDRDALFSFHEASEAFLHNLLSLFVSSHYKNSPNDLMLMADAPAHLLFALLPPVDERTATVPDIYCAVQVSIEGHLSKQAIQQALGRGLRPSGDLIPWTLAQQFADEDFGALTGARIVRIACHPSLQRLGYGTAAMQQLIDFFEMKGVSLKTEGKNALSNSLLSSSQGGDEEDDEDEEDDEDEEDEEDGEGGTPAKGKKKGDKQAEEEQVRDASSAAASASHASSPEAAKVWTKKAFKPRPAPPLLSPCRSTRPDFSIDYFGVAFGLSSSLFRFWTRRNFVPVYVRQTVTDVTGEFSCILLRPAEVEGSLWPGESDKTGAADDRGGDEDLRRKNRWQGIETGRAANELVGRRGGIWLSAFASDFRARFLQLLGGAFRRLPASLALCLVTCSSKPRDNSEAPGSKETSIFPPLSLANLPNFFSSHDLSRLRKYAQQLADLPLILDLLPTLAALFFNDRFPPLAASSVTLSHLQQVVLLAVGLQRKTPDDVSTEFNIPPNQTLALLNKTVHKFVGFFQKLQEAQVEAEVDSQWGVRSAASRRLVVEGGGALLGELPSQSFTEELADEAKKVKRQQKVELKNLLEALGGEEAMKEHSMDAYTEEDFNEAVGAARPGSLQASTASRVFSLKRKNPNKGQKNGGTGEKTGDGGEKKKQKRDFGSFNKNKNKHKVYANR; encoded by the exons ATGAGGAAGCGCGTGGATCCCCGCGTTCGGACGCTGGTGGAGAACTGCATTCAGCTGGGGCAGCGTTCGTTCTTCGTGATcatcggagacagaggatCGGAGCAGGTCGTCAACTTGCACTACCTCCTGCACCGTTACTTCCCGGCGCAGAAACCGAGCGTCTTGTGGTGCTACAAGAAGGATTTGGGTTTCTCCTCTCATCGTCGGAAACGCGCAAAGCAGGTCAAGAAGAAGATCCAGCGTGGACTCTACGATCCCAACATCGACGACCCGTTTGAACTCTTCATGTCGTCCACCAATGTGCGCTTCTGCTACTACAAAGACTCCCATACGGTCCTCGGGATGACGACAGGAATGTGTGTTCTCCAGGACTTCGAGGCCATCACGCCCAACATCCTTTGCCGGACGGTCGAGACCGTCCAGGGCGGAGGCAtcatctgtctcctcctcaggtccttcgcctcgctccAGCAGCTCTACGACCTCAGCATGGACATCCACGGCAG GTTCAAGACCGAGCGCTTCAGCCAGGTCAAGCCGCGGTTCAACGAACGCTtcatcctctctctggctCGATGTCGGAACTGTCTGATGGTTGACGATGAGTTGAACGTTCTGCCACTCACGTCTTTCTCTCAGACCCTGCGTTCGCTGAAGCCGGGGATGCAGAGCGAAGCAGCTGAAGGCGCCTCGGCAGGTCTGCCGCCAGGCCTGCCGCCAGACGCCGCCGAGGCTCTggctgagaagaagaagcggacggAAGAACTTGAGGCGCTGAAGCGCGACTTTCAGGAGACGCCTCCTGCGGGGCCTCTGGTcaacctctgtctctctgtcgaccaGGCGAAGGCTGTGCTGGCCTTTGTCGATTGCCTGGCTGCTCAGGCCAgcgggaagaaggacgcCGCAAACTGCGCGGCGGCCGACACTCGTGGAAACGGACTCAGCGCTCTGACGCACTTGGGTCAAGTCGCCCACCAAACGTTCGCGCTCACGGCTGCGCGAGGTCGCGGCAAGAGTGCAGCGCTCGgcctcgctgtcgctgcaGCAGTCGCCTACGACTACACCAAcatctttgtctctgcgccGTCGCCGGAAAATGTCAAAACTCTCTTCGAGTTTGTCGTCAAA GGACTCACGGCTCTCGGACTGAAAGAGCACCTTGACTTCAGTGTGAGTCGCGAAGACCCAGGCCTGGCGGCTGCGGCTCACGCGTCGCACAGCAGCGGTGTGTCTTCGTCGGAGAACAACAGCAGTCGTGGAGGCGCCAGTCGCCTCATCACCGGAGTTGAGGTTCACAGAAGCCACAAACAAAAAGTGACGTTCGTCTCGCCACACGAACGAGAAGGTCTCGGACATGCAGACTTGCTCGTCATCGACGAAGCAGCTTCCATTCCTCTCCCCATTGTCAAGTCCCTGTTTG GTCCGTacgtcgttcttctctcgtccaCCATCCACGGATACGAGGGAACAGGGCGCGCACTCTCCCTCAAGTTGATTCAAGACTTAAAGCAGAATAAGTTGTCGTCGTTGAGCAACAATCCCAAAGGCGGTTTCCTCGCCAGGACTCTGAAGCAACTGACGCTGACAACTCCCATTCGTTACTCCGTGGGCGACGGCGTCGAAGCCTGGCTTCACgaccttctctgtctcgacgCCACTGATCCGCCGAAGCTGTCGGAT gctGCACTGCCGCCTGCGTCGAAGTGTGACCTGTACTTGGTCGACCGCGATgccctcttctcgtttcacGAGGCCTCTGAGGCTTTCCTCCACAATCTCCTGTcactctttgtctcctctcactACAAAAACAGTCCGAACGACTTGATGCTGATGGCCGACGCACCGGCGCATCTCCTGTTTGCTCTTCTGCCGCCTGTTGACGAAAGAACAGCCACCGTCCCCGACATCTACTGCGCAGTTCAG GTTTCCATCGAGGGACATTTGTCGAAACAAGCAATTCAGCAGGCTCTGGGTCGAGGCCTGCGACCGTCTGGGGACCTCATCCCGTGGACGTTGGCACAGCAGTTCGCCGACGAAGACTTCGGCGCTCTGACAGGA gctCGCATCGTCCGAATCGCATGTCACCCGTCGCTTCAGCGACTCGGCTACGGTACGGCCGCGATGCAGCAACTGATCGACTTCTTCGAGATGAAAGGAGTTTCTCTGAAAACCGAAGGGAAGAACGCACTGTCgaactctctcctctcttcctcgcaaggcggagacgaagaggacgacgaagacgaagaggacgacgaagacgaagaggatgAAGAGGACGGGGAAGGGGGCACTCCAGCGAAGGGTAAGAAGAAGGGTGACAAGCAGGCTGAGGAGGAACAGGTACGTgacgcgtcttctgctgccgCATCGGCGTCGCATGCCTCCTCTCCAGAGGCCGCAAAGGTTTGGACGAAAAAAGCCTTCAAACCGCGGCCGGCGCCGCCGCTTCTGTCGCCCTGTCGCTCGACGCGCCCAGACTTCAGCATCGACTACTTCGGTGTTGCCTTtggtctctcttcgtctctctttcgcttctggaCGCGGAGGAACTTCGTCCCCGTCTACGTGCGTCAAACAGTGACAGACGTCACAGGCGAGTTCAGCTGCATTCTCTTGCGCCCCGCGGAAGTCGAGGGTAGCCTGTGGCCGGGTGAAAGTGACAAGACCGGCGCGGCGGACGACCGGGGAGGCGACGAGGATCTGCGGAGAAAGAATCGGTGGCAGGGCATCGAAACCGGCCGCGCTGCGAATGAG CTCGTCGGCCGCCGCGGCGGGATCTGGCTGTCGGCGTTTGCAAGCGATTTCCGAGCTCGATTTCTGCAACTTCTTGGAGGCGCGTTCCGACGACTTCCCGCGTCGctcgccctctgtctcgtcaCGTGCTCGTCCAAGCCACGAGACAATTCTGAGGCTCCAGGCTCCAAAGAAACGTCgatctttcctcctctttctctcgcaaaT CTGCCGAATTTCTTCTCGAGCCACGACCTTTCGCGCCTGCGAAAATACGCGCAGCAACTCGCAGACTTGCCGCTGATTTTGGATCTTCTGCCCACTCTCGCGGCTCTCTTCTTTAACGACAGATTCCCCCCTCTTGCCGCCTCCTCAGTGACTCTATCTCACCTCCAACAAGTCGTTCTCCTGGCCGTCGGCCTTCAACGGAAAACGC CCGACGACGTCTCGACGGAGTTCAACATTCCTCCAAACCAGACCTTGGCACTCCTCAACAAGACAGTCCATAAATTTGTTGGTTTTTTCCAG AAATTGCAAGAAGCGCAGGTCGAGGCAGAAGTCGACTCTCAGTGGGGCGTCCGCAGTGCCGCGTCGCGGCGGCTCGTCGTCGAAGGCGGCGGAGCTTTGCTCGGAGAACTGCCATCGCAGAGTTTCACCGAAGAGCTTGCAGATGAAGCCAAGAAAGTGAAGCGGCAACAGAAAGTCGAGTTGAAGAACCTGCTCGAGGCTctcggaggcgaagaagccaTGAAG GAACACTCGATGGACGCCTACACCGAAGAAGACTTCAACGAGGCTGTCGGCGCCGCGAGGCCAGGTTCCCTTCAGGCCAGCACAG CTTCTCGGGTCTTCTCATTGAAGCGTAAGAATCCGAACaaaggacagaagaacggagggacaggagaaaagaccggcgacggaggcgagaagaagaaacagaaacgcgacTTTGGATCCTTCAACAAAAACAAAAACAAGCACAAAGTCTACGCGAATCGATAA